Below is a genomic region from Isosphaeraceae bacterium EP7.
GACCGAAGGCGAGCACGTCGCCCGGCTCGCCCGCCTGGCCGCCGAGATCGGCATCAAGGGGCGTGTCTCGCTGGCCCTCTGCGACCGCCTGGCCGCCCCCTTGCTCCTGGGCATCGCCCGCCCCTTGATCGCCTTGCCGCTGGTCGCCCTGGCGGGCTGGAGCCCCCATCAGCTCGAGATGGTCCTGCTGCACGAGCTGGCCCACGTCCGCCGCCGAGACAACCTGGTCAACCTCCTCCAGCGCCTCGTCGAGTCCCTCCTCTTCTTCCATCCGGCCGTCTGGTGGGCCTCCGCCTGGGTCCGCGCCGAGCGCGAGCACTGCTGCGACGCCCTGGTCATCGCCCGCACCGGCCGCCCCCGAGCCTACGCCGAAGTCCTCCTCGCCCTGGCCCCCGCCACAGCGCCTCGCCCCCTCTCGAGCCCGCTCGCCTGTCGGATCAACGAATCGCCGCTAGTTCAGAGGGTTCGCCGCATCCTCAACCTCCCGGAGGCCCCCATGAGCCCACGTCGCCTGGCAACCGCCCTGGCCCTCGCGGCCCTCGTCGCACCACTGACCCTCGTCGCCTTCGCCGGCCCCGACAAGTCCGCGAACTCGAAGGAAAGCGAAGAGGTCCTCCGACTCATGCGAGAGTCGATCGCCGCGATTGGCCCGGTCGACGATCGCCTCGCCGCAACGACTCGTCTCGCCCGGGCCGAATTCGCCGCCGGTCATCGCGACGAGGCCGTAGCCATCCTGCTCGACGCCAGGGACCAGGCCGCCAAGCTCAAGCCGGGCGAGGGGCACCACAGCCCCCACGTCCTCTCCTGGATCGCCCAGGCTCAGGAGACGATCGGGGATCGCGACGGTGCCTTGGAGTCGCTTCGGATCGAGGCCCGCGTGGCGGGGACGCCCAGCATCCGACGAATCGACGATGAAGTCGCCTATTCGGAGAATCTCAATCTCTTCGAGAGTATCGTTGTTGAGCAGCTGAAACTCGGCGCGATCGACGATGCGAGAAAGACCGCCGAACTCGCCGAACGATTCGAGAATGCAATTCCGCCGGAAAAATCCAAAGATCACAACATGTTCTCAACTCTCATGAAAGAGAGCATCAACGCGGCCTCCGCGGACGTCGAGACACTCCTGAGTGGCAGTGGAGGCCCCAACCAACCCGAGGTCTCCGCCTCGCGGAAGCGACAACTCGTGCTGATCGCGGCCGCGCGCGGGACCGTGGGACCTCATCAGCAAGAAATCGCCCGGCGGTTGGGCGAACTGGCCTCGAAGCCCACCCCCCTGCCCCCGGCCGATCACCCGGAATATTACAACCAGTTGAATGAACGCTTCAGCTTCGCCTGCGAGGTGGCCTTGGCCCAGGCTCAGGTCGGCTATTTCGGCGAGGCGATGGAGACCGCACGCGCAATTAACGATGAGCGTTTGCCCGGGGTCGCAGATTCCAGCCACCGATTCAACAAGGCGAAGACGATCCAGGAAATCGCAGTCCTGATCAACAAGGCCGGGCATCCCGACGAGGCGAGGTCGATCTTCGCGGAGGCCGCCGAACTGGCCTGCACGATTCAGGAGCCGGGCTTCACCATTGGCCGCCTCGGCCAGATTGCCGAGGCTCAGAACGATCTCGGAGATCTCGCGGGAGAGGAGCAG
It encodes:
- a CDS encoding M56 family metallopeptidase; the protein is MNPHFLMNLPAWRACGWTILHFAWAGAAIGLAGLLARRLVRRAGPETRYAAALCCLIALAAAPAAIAWTIAPASWNDAPEIGASAATASFAPPPGPRADFALPREAVAATPRRLTDRLDDLAKYLPWAWLAGSSLTLALLAGGLVGAERLRLDCRVLTEGEHVARLARLAAEIGIKGRVSLALCDRLAAPLLLGIARPLIALPLVALAGWSPHQLEMVLLHELAHVRRRDNLVNLLQRLVESLLFFHPAVWWASAWVRAEREHCCDALVIARTGRPRAYAEVLLALAPATAPRPLSSPLACRINESPLVQRVRRILNLPEAPMSPRRLATALALAALVAPLTLVAFAGPDKSANSKESEEVLRLMRESIAAIGPVDDRLAATTRLARAEFAAGHRDEAVAILLDARDQAAKLKPGEGHHSPHVLSWIAQAQETIGDRDGALESLRIEARVAGTPSIRRIDDEVAYSENLNLFESIVVEQLKLGAIDDARKTAELAERFENAIPPEKSKDHNMFSTLMKESINAASADVETLLSGSGGPNQPEVSASRKRQLVLIAAARGTVGPHQQEIARRLGELASKPTPLPPADHPEYYNQLNERFSFACEVALAQAQVGYFGEAMETARAINDERLPGVADSSHRFNKAKTIQEIAVLINKAGHPDEARSIFAEAAELACTIQEPGFTIGRLGQIAEAQNDLGDLAGEEQTARRQDPSEAIWTLLRIAQARAKGGDRDAAAKMLVRVRELLTTKGAGGVFAPLQRVHLACESGELDAATKLADAIPGDPADPDARLKRDALTMVALARARTGDLESAKALAGRLTDAEARTELFGQVAAALAEAARAGETR